One Natronomonas moolapensis 8.8.11 genomic region harbors:
- the menE gene encoding o-succinylbenzoate--CoA ligase, producing the protein MRDWLAVRADATPTATALRAFGPIETDQSYAELDDRVETLAGRLAGAGVGVDDAVAVCADTRPGYVAVVHAAQRLGAALVPINTRLTPTEIERQLGRVAPSVVVCERDTEAAVGAATDADVLSLDESGDAKPLSDVSPRQFDLPEWELDEPLAVLFTSGTTGDPKGVLLTLGNVLASATASAFRLGLRGNDCWHVPLAMYHMGGLAPVYRSVLYGTALSIQRGFDPETTREALAGASAVSLVPTMLERLLDSGPIPSLRFVLLGGAPCPPPLLRRAQRRDVPVAPTYGMTETASQIATARPEAARSNPNSVGHPLMFAEVSIVDEAGVPRETGETGEIVVSGPMVTPGYLDADTAERFISSGMRTGDRGYRDESGRVYVTGRADETILTGGENVDPTEVASVLRSHPGVGDCAVVGLPDDEWGERVAALVVPADDADPSTAALEAHCRDRLAGYKSPRTIGFVADLPRTASGTVDRSAVADRLADDGA; encoded by the coding sequence ATGCGGGACTGGCTGGCCGTTCGGGCGGACGCGACGCCGACAGCGACCGCGTTGCGGGCGTTCGGCCCGATCGAAACCGACCAGAGCTACGCCGAGTTGGACGACCGCGTCGAGACGCTCGCGGGCCGTCTCGCGGGGGCAGGCGTCGGCGTCGACGATGCCGTCGCGGTCTGTGCCGACACCCGCCCGGGGTACGTTGCGGTCGTCCACGCGGCCCAGCGGCTGGGCGCGGCGCTCGTTCCCATCAACACCCGGCTGACCCCCACGGAGATCGAGCGCCAACTCGGCCGAGTCGCCCCCTCTGTCGTCGTCTGCGAGCGCGATACCGAGGCTGCCGTCGGGGCGGCCACCGACGCCGACGTGCTCTCGCTCGACGAGTCCGGGGACGCGAAACCGCTCTCTGACGTTTCGCCGCGGCAGTTCGACCTCCCCGAGTGGGAACTCGACGAACCGCTCGCCGTCCTCTTTACCTCCGGGACGACGGGCGATCCCAAGGGCGTCCTCTTGACCCTCGGGAACGTCCTCGCGAGCGCCACTGCCTCGGCGTTCCGACTCGGGCTTCGTGGCAACGACTGCTGGCACGTCCCGCTTGCGATGTACCACATGGGCGGTCTCGCACCGGTCTATCGGTCGGTGCTGTACGGGACGGCGCTGTCGATCCAGCGGGGGTTCGATCCCGAGACGACCCGCGAGGCGCTGGCGGGAGCGAGCGCCGTCTCGCTCGTGCCGACGATGCTGGAGCGACTGCTCGATTCGGGACCGATCCCGTCGCTGCGGTTCGTTCTCCTCGGCGGCGCGCCCTGTCCGCCGCCGCTTTTAAGACGTGCCCAGCGCCGCGACGTTCCGGTTGCGCCGACCTACGGGATGACCGAAACTGCGTCCCAGATCGCTACCGCCCGCCCGGAGGCGGCTCGCTCGAACCCGAACTCCGTCGGCCATCCGCTCATGTTCGCCGAGGTATCGATCGTCGACGAGGCCGGCGTTCCCCGCGAGACGGGCGAGACAGGCGAAATTGTCGTCTCCGGGCCGATGGTCACCCCCGGCTACCTGGACGCGGACACCGCCGAACGTTTTATAAGTAGCGGGATGCGAACCGGGGACCGCGGGTACCGCGACGAGTCGGGTCGGGTGTACGTGACCGGGCGAGCCGACGAAACGATCCTCACGGGCGGGGAGAACGTCGACCCGACGGAGGTGGCGTCGGTGCTCCGCTCGCACCCCGGCGTCGGGGACTGCGCCGTTGTCGGCCTCCCCGACGACGAGTGGGGCGAACGCGTCGCAGCGCTCGTCGTCCCGGCCGACGACGCCGACCCGTCGACGGCGGCGCTCGAGGCGCACTGTCGTGACCGGCTGGCGGGATATAAATCCCCTCGGACGATCGGGTTCGTCGCCGACCTCCCGCGGACGGCGTCGGGGACGGTCGACCGGTCGGCCGTCGCCGACCGCCTCGCCGACGACGGGGCGTGA
- a CDS encoding mandelate racemase/muconate lactonizing enzyme family protein encodes MEVEPFSLPLSTPLETAAGIIETRRGFLVRVDIEGTPGLGEATPLSGWTESRPACEDALRAVDDPTSALSDNRLADTPAARHAVSLATLDARARAAGRPLYRYLGGDGRVEAVPINATVGDGTPEAAAAAVETAVREGYPAVKLKVGARDPEADLDRVTAVRSKAPDVELRLDANGAWSERTAKRLLPEFADRDVSVLEQPLSAGSLDAHARLRDRGVDIALDEGVVEHGFDAVLAADAAAVLVCKPMALGGIDVARNVVRSARIAGVDAVVTTTIDGAVARAGAVHLAASLPGLRPCGLGTGGLLGTDLRSDVAPVTDGKAAVPQGKGNIPPR; translated from the coding sequence GTGGAGGTCGAACCGTTCTCGCTCCCGCTTTCGACCCCGCTCGAAACCGCCGCCGGGATCATAGAGACCCGACGGGGGTTTCTCGTCCGCGTCGACATCGAGGGGACGCCGGGGCTCGGGGAGGCGACCCCGCTCTCGGGGTGGACCGAATCCCGCCCGGCGTGCGAGGACGCACTCCGGGCGGTCGACGACCCCACGTCGGCGCTTTCGGACAACCGGCTAGCCGACACCCCGGCGGCCCGCCACGCCGTCTCGCTCGCGACGCTCGACGCACGAGCGCGGGCCGCTGGACGGCCGCTCTATCGATATCTCGGTGGTGACGGCCGCGTCGAGGCAGTCCCGATCAACGCGACCGTCGGAGACGGCACGCCCGAGGCGGCCGCCGCTGCCGTCGAAACGGCCGTCCGGGAGGGGTACCCAGCGGTCAAACTAAAGGTCGGAGCGCGGGATCCAGAGGCCGACCTCGATCGGGTGACAGCGGTCAGATCGAAGGCCCCCGACGTCGAACTCCGCCTCGACGCCAACGGGGCCTGGAGCGAGCGGACGGCCAAACGGCTGCTCCCGGAGTTCGCCGACCGCGACGTGTCGGTGCTCGAACAGCCACTTTCGGCCGGATCGCTCGACGCCCACGCGCGGCTCCGGGATCGCGGCGTCGACATCGCCCTCGACGAGGGGGTCGTCGAACACGGCTTCGACGCCGTTCTCGCGGCTGACGCCGCCGCCGTCCTCGTCTGCAAGCCGATGGCGCTCGGCGGGATCGATGTCGCCCGCAACGTCGTCCGGTCGGCCCGGATCGCCGGCGTCGACGCCGTCGTGACGACGACCATCGACGGCGCGGTCGCCCGGGCGGGGGCGGTCCACCTCGCCGCCTCGCTCCCCGGGCTGCGGCCCTGCGGCCTCGGGACCGGCGGCCTGCTCGGGACGGACCTCCGGAGTGACGTCGCACCGGTCACAGACGGGAAAGCCGCCGTCCCACAGGGAAAAGGAAATATTCCACCCCGCTGA
- a CDS encoding 1,4-dihydroxy-2-naphthoate polyprenyltransferase, whose amino-acid sequence MTAAVSTRKAWLMAARPQTLPAAAAPVLVGTGLAVRTGVFDPLPAVVALVGALLLQIGTNFANDYYDAVRGADTEDREGFTRVTAGGLIDPGAVKRAMYATFGLSILVGTYLVYVGGVPILVVGLASVVAGITYTGGPLPYGYRGLGDVFVFVFFGLVAVAGTYYVQAIGSVADPFPLWIPSGTIPAAAVVAALPAAGLSTAILVINNVRDRETDAASGKRTLAVALGYRASRIEWSALVGLAYAVPVVFFLDGYGPAALAPLVTAPLALGIGAVIWRRRDGDALNPALERTGQLLFAHSALFAAGLAVPAVV is encoded by the coding sequence ATGACAGCGGCGGTTTCGACCCGGAAGGCGTGGCTGATGGCGGCCCGCCCCCAGACGCTCCCCGCGGCCGCGGCCCCCGTCCTCGTCGGGACGGGGCTCGCGGTCAGAACCGGCGTCTTCGATCCGCTCCCGGCGGTCGTCGCGCTCGTCGGGGCGTTGCTGTTGCAGATCGGGACCAACTTCGCCAACGACTACTACGACGCCGTCCGCGGAGCCGACACCGAGGATCGGGAAGGCTTCACCCGCGTGACCGCCGGCGGACTCATCGATCCCGGGGCGGTCAAGCGCGCGATGTACGCCACGTTCGGCCTCTCGATCCTGGTGGGCACCTACCTCGTCTACGTCGGCGGCGTTCCGATCCTCGTCGTCGGCCTCGCGAGCGTCGTCGCCGGAATCACCTACACCGGCGGCCCGCTCCCGTACGGCTACCGCGGGCTGGGGGACGTCTTCGTGTTCGTCTTCTTCGGCCTCGTCGCAGTCGCCGGCACGTATTACGTCCAGGCCATCGGCAGCGTCGCCGACCCGTTTCCGCTGTGGATCCCTTCGGGGACAATCCCCGCGGCGGCGGTCGTCGCGGCGCTGCCGGCCGCCGGGCTCTCGACGGCGATCCTCGTGATCAACAACGTCCGGGACCGCGAGACCGACGCGGCGTCGGGCAAACGGACGCTCGCGGTCGCGCTCGGCTACCGCGCCAGCCGGATCGAGTGGAGCGCGCTGGTGGGTCTCGCCTACGCAGTGCCGGTCGTGTTCTTTCTCGACGGCTACGGCCCGGCGGCTCTGGCCCCGCTCGTCACCGCACCGCTGGCACTCGGAATCGGCGCGGTGATCTGGCGGCGACGGGACGGCGACGCGCTCAATCCCGCCCTCGAACGGACCGGCCAACTGCTCTTTGCGCACTCGGCGCTGTTCGCCGCCGGCCTCGCCGTCCCCGCGGTGGTGTGA
- a CDS encoding 1,4-dihydroxy-2-naphthoyl-CoA synthase: MTSELFDAERWEPITDELGDLTYHRSTETGAVRIAFDRPEVRNAFRPETVDELHTALDHAKRQTDVGCILLTGNGPSPKDGGWAFCSGGDQRIRGEAGYEYEDADGAAAAEGDGAPDAERQSAPRLHILEVQRLIRHVPKPVVAVVPGWAVGGGHSLHVVCDLTLASAEHAKFLQTDPDVASFDAGFGSAYLARQVGQKKAREVFFLGKTYDAAEAAEMGMVNEVVPHEELEATAHEWAETICSKSPMAIRMLKYAFNMDSDGLVGQQVFAGEATRLGYMTEEAAEGRDAFVEGRDPEFDEFEWHY; encoded by the coding sequence ATGACTTCGGAACTGTTCGACGCGGAGCGGTGGGAGCCGATCACCGACGAACTCGGAGACCTCACATACCACCGCTCGACGGAGACGGGGGCGGTCCGGATCGCCTTCGATCGACCGGAGGTCCGAAACGCCTTCCGCCCCGAGACGGTCGACGAACTCCACACGGCGCTCGATCACGCCAAGCGTCAGACCGACGTCGGCTGTATCCTGCTGACCGGCAACGGTCCCTCGCCGAAGGACGGCGGCTGGGCGTTCTGCTCCGGCGGCGACCAGCGCATCCGCGGCGAGGCTGGCTACGAGTACGAGGACGCGGACGGTGCTGCCGCGGCAGAGGGCGACGGGGCGCCCGACGCCGAGCGGCAATCGGCACCCAGGCTGCACATCCTCGAGGTCCAGCGGCTCATCCGCCACGTTCCGAAACCAGTCGTCGCCGTCGTCCCCGGGTGGGCCGTCGGGGGCGGCCACTCGCTGCACGTCGTCTGCGATCTGACGCTGGCCTCCGCCGAGCACGCGAAGTTCCTCCAGACCGACCCCGACGTGGCCTCCTTCGACGCCGGCTTCGGATCGGCGTATCTGGCCCGACAGGTCGGTCAGAAAAAAGCCCGCGAGGTGTTCTTTCTCGGAAAGACCTACGACGCCGCCGAGGCCGCCGAGATGGGAATGGTCAACGAAGTCGTCCCCCACGAGGAGCTCGAGGCGACGGCCCACGAGTGGGCCGAGACGATCTGCTCGAAGTCGCCGATGGCGATCCGGATGCTCAAGTACGCGTTCAACATGGACTCGGACGGCCTCGTCGGCCAGCAGGTGTTCGCGGGCGAGGCGACGCGGCTCGGCTACATGACCGAGGAGGCCGCGGAGGGCCGCGACGCCTTCGTCGAGGGGCGCGACCCCGAGTTCGACGAGTTCGAGTGGCACTACTGA
- a CDS encoding YgaP family membrane protein, giving the protein MDQNVGSMDKKLRTLTGAVAGAVSLAVLAGAVPLPTVLSPALGVVAIMMLGTALTGTCGVYSLLGVDTCSRSGRGSL; this is encoded by the coding sequence ATGGATCAAAACGTCGGCTCGATGGACAAAAAGCTCCGAACGCTCACCGGCGCGGTCGCGGGCGCGGTATCGCTCGCGGTTCTCGCTGGGGCAGTTCCGCTACCGACCGTCCTCTCGCCCGCTCTCGGCGTGGTAGCGATCATGATGCTCGGGACCGCGCTCACGGGGACCTGCGGCGTGTACTCGCTTCTCGGCGTCGACACGTGCTCGCGCTCCGGCCGCGGCTCATTGTAA
- a CDS encoding mechanosensitive ion channel family protein, producing the protein MDPVVLQAETPSSTFREGPGLAPPEWLPGYVPVFVYRLVLAVAVVVFSYYLSQIARQVLGRRIARQFKRPSVSRTILRSLQIFIVLGAVLTALSFFGIGFGNIALSVGVFSAVVGIVLAPIIGNVISGVFVLSEQPYEIGDMIELGDTETKGFVENVTLVYTKVITLDNTFMVLPNGTMRERDVINYSAEDTRIRMTLDVGVTYESDIGVARKQMEAAARAVEEVINGGPDIRVGSARYPAAPTCYIREFGDSDVALRLRYWANEPYKQTRVRSRVLTEVWERFETHDIEIPYPHTHMVFDDTSGELQVSTRPAEAATPSRPGGATTRGSDTESSDQRATDADAEDG; encoded by the coding sequence ATGGACCCGGTGGTGTTGCAGGCGGAGACGCCCTCTTCGACCTTCCGCGAGGGGCCGGGATTGGCCCCGCCGGAGTGGCTCCCCGGCTACGTCCCGGTGTTCGTCTACCGGCTCGTCCTCGCGGTCGCGGTCGTCGTCTTCTCGTATTATCTCTCCCAGATCGCCCGACAAGTGCTCGGGCGGCGGATCGCCCGCCAGTTCAAGCGCCCCTCGGTGAGCCGGACGATCCTGCGCAGCCTCCAGATATTCATCGTCCTCGGGGCGGTGTTGACGGCACTGAGCTTCTTCGGGATCGGGTTCGGCAACATCGCCCTCTCGGTCGGTGTCTTCTCCGCCGTCGTCGGTATCGTTCTCGCGCCCATCATCGGCAACGTGATAAGCGGCGTGTTCGTCCTCTCCGAGCAGCCCTACGAGATCGGCGACATGATCGAACTCGGCGACACGGAGACGAAGGGGTTCGTCGAAAACGTCACGCTCGTCTACACCAAGGTCATTACTCTCGACAACACGTTCATGGTTCTCCCCAACGGGACGATGCGCGAACGGGACGTCATCAACTACTCGGCCGAGGACACCCGTATCCGGATGACGCTGGACGTGGGCGTGACTTATGAGAGCGACATCGGCGTCGCCCGCAAACAGATGGAGGCGGCGGCGCGTGCGGTCGAGGAAGTGATCAACGGCGGTCCCGACATCCGGGTCGGAAGCGCCAGGTATCCGGCGGCGCCGACGTGCTACATCCGCGAGTTCGGCGACAGCGACGTCGCGTTGCGGCTCCGGTACTGGGCGAACGAACCGTACAAACAGACGAGGGTTCGCTCGAGGGTGCTGACCGAGGTCTGGGAGCGCTTCGAGACCCACGACATCGAGATCCCCTACCCGCACACGCACATGGTGTTCGACGACACCAGCGGCGAACTGCAAGTTTCGACGCGGCCGGCGGAGGCGGCGACGCCGTCCCGGCCCGGTGGGGCGACGACGCGGGGGTCGGACACCGAGTCGTCCGATCAGAGGGCGACGGATGCCGACGCGGAGGACGGATGA
- a CDS encoding YcaO-like family protein gives MTTVGVLGGGVAMESVRAAVADTDAESVAIDPAGVGGCDVAVAVGPSGGGDAERGLLERAGTQARTTRTPLVVVELGGVGGRPVEGVSASVSGHTPGTACRACLRERVAAADPATDEGHCGAAAARFAGAVAGRELTTLLRGDESTLVGGVIEVPHARRRVLPVPYCECDGGDTGSGAGDESEGGDGAGVPRHHEPRSLEESLSVAEVAFDERVGPVSAIGEAESFPVPYYLATLAATPFSDADAPDHAAGVGIDWDPAFMKALGEALERYSAAIYRERAFETDPTAPIPPGRFVAPEGTDPEVTRWCGGEHLLTGDRVQLPAELVVFPPPERTIRPPITTGLGLGNGGVGALLSGLYEVLERDATMLSWYSTYEPMGLAVDDEGYRTLQNRAKSEGLETTALVCTQDVDVPVVAACVHREGEWPRFAAGSAADLDPAAAARDALAEALQNWLELRRMGQTRAEKEHGAIGPHAAVLESTRAFVDPATTVPAAEIGPPEPPTGVAELDALVGRVDDAGLDAYASRVTPRDVESMGFEAVRVVIPSAQPLFTGEPYFGERSRRVPESLGFEPDLDRAHHPFP, from the coding sequence GTGACGACCGTCGGAGTGCTCGGCGGGGGCGTCGCGATGGAGTCGGTTCGTGCGGCCGTGGCCGACACTGACGCCGAATCGGTGGCCATCGACCCCGCCGGCGTCGGCGGCTGCGACGTGGCCGTCGCGGTCGGGCCGTCCGGCGGTGGGGACGCCGAAAGGGGGCTCCTCGAGCGGGCGGGGACGCAGGCCCGGACGACCCGAACGCCGCTCGTCGTCGTCGAACTCGGCGGCGTCGGTGGACGGCCCGTCGAGGGCGTGTCGGCCTCGGTGTCCGGACACACCCCCGGGACGGCGTGTCGGGCGTGTCTCCGCGAGCGCGTCGCGGCGGCCGACCCGGCGACCGACGAGGGTCACTGTGGGGCGGCGGCGGCCAGGTTCGCCGGGGCGGTCGCCGGCCGAGAACTTACGACGCTCCTCCGTGGCGACGAGTCTACGCTCGTCGGTGGCGTGATCGAGGTCCCACACGCCCGGCGTCGGGTGTTACCGGTCCCCTACTGCGAGTGCGACGGGGGCGACACCGGTAGCGGCGCGGGGGACGAATCCGAGGGCGGCGACGGCGCCGGAGTGCCCCGTCACCACGAGCCGCGGTCGCTCGAGGAGTCCCTCTCCGTGGCCGAGGTCGCCTTCGACGAGCGCGTCGGACCCGTCTCGGCGATCGGGGAAGCCGAGTCGTTTCCGGTCCCCTACTACCTCGCGACGCTCGCGGCGACGCCGTTTTCCGACGCTGACGCGCCCGACCACGCCGCCGGCGTCGGGATCGACTGGGACCCGGCGTTCATGAAGGCGCTCGGCGAGGCTCTCGAGCGGTACAGCGCCGCGATCTACCGCGAGCGGGCGTTCGAGACCGACCCGACGGCCCCGATCCCCCCCGGTCGGTTCGTCGCCCCCGAGGGAACTGATCCCGAGGTAACGCGGTGGTGCGGTGGCGAGCACCTCCTGACCGGCGACCGCGTCCAACTGCCGGCGGAACTCGTCGTCTTCCCGCCGCCGGAGCGGACGATACGGCCCCCGATCACGACCGGGCTGGGGCTCGGAAACGGCGGCGTCGGCGCGCTCCTGTCGGGGCTCTACGAGGTGCTCGAGCGCGACGCGACGATGCTGTCGTGGTATTCGACGTACGAGCCGATGGGGTTGGCCGTCGACGACGAGGGGTACCGGACGCTCCAGAACCGGGCGAAAAGCGAGGGGCTCGAGACGACGGCGCTCGTCTGCACCCAAGACGTCGACGTACCGGTCGTCGCGGCCTGCGTCCACCGCGAGGGCGAGTGGCCCCGATTCGCGGCCGGGTCGGCGGCCGATCTGGATCCGGCGGCGGCCGCGCGCGACGCGCTCGCGGAAGCGCTGCAGAACTGGCTCGAACTCCGCCGGATGGGCCAAACGCGAGCGGAGAAAGAACACGGCGCGATCGGCCCCCACGCCGCCGTCCTGGAATCGACGCGGGCGTTCGTCGACCCCGCAACAACGGTCCCGGCGGCGGAGATCGGTCCCCCGGAGCCCCCGACCGGCGTGGCGGAACTCGACGCGCTGGTCGGTCGGGTCGACGATGCGGGGCTCGACGCCTACGCCTCGCGGGTCACCCCGCGGGACGTCGAATCGATGGGATTCGAGGCCGTCCGGGTCGTGATCCCCTCGGCGCAGCCGCTTTTCACCGGCGAACCGTACTTCGGCGAGCGGTCGCGGCGCGTCCCCGAGTCGCTCGGCTTCGAGCCGGATCTCGACCGGGCGCATCACCCGTTCCCGTGA
- the tbsP gene encoding transcriptional regulator TbsP, translated as MKQTVVEPTVAGVLGGVFDVTDGGVVVVAPDPETIEGLVRVLAEGSPSVRLLADVGALKAATSDFLVAGQAANHVENGGLEIRRYDDGTNALVVSESSVTAVVRGDDCAAGLTTDDRTFVADANGRFADAWADAEAYDLRTPPLAEVRDTLETELGESTAADFDAVLSALDSVRDGTGLDEVTVSLLVAARNGDLLYDISRWGEDVGIASKATFSRTKTRMEESGVIETEKVPIDVGRPRLRLRLGDERLDVDDESEFARVARSLLAE; from the coding sequence ATGAAACAAACTGTCGTGGAGCCGACCGTCGCTGGCGTGCTCGGAGGGGTTTTCGACGTGACCGACGGCGGGGTGGTCGTCGTCGCTCCCGACCCGGAGACGATCGAGGGCCTCGTCCGGGTTCTGGCGGAGGGCTCCCCGTCGGTTCGGCTTCTCGCCGACGTGGGGGCGCTGAAAGCCGCGACGAGCGATTTTCTCGTCGCCGGACAGGCAGCCAACCACGTCGAGAACGGCGGCCTCGAGATACGGCGCTACGACGACGGGACGAACGCGCTGGTGGTCTCGGAGTCGTCGGTCACCGCCGTCGTCCGCGGCGACGACTGCGCCGCCGGACTGACGACGGACGACCGGACGTTCGTCGCGGACGCGAACGGCCGGTTCGCCGACGCCTGGGCCGACGCGGAGGCGTACGACCTCCGGACGCCGCCGCTCGCTGAGGTCCGCGACACACTCGAGACCGAACTCGGCGAATCCACGGCCGCGGACTTCGACGCTGTCCTCTCGGCGCTCGATTCCGTTCGGGACGGGACCGGTCTCGACGAAGTCACGGTGTCGCTGCTTGTGGCGGCGCGGAACGGCGACCTCCTCTACGATATCTCGCGGTGGGGCGAGGACGTCGGGATCGCATCGAAGGCCACGTTCTCCCGGACGAAGACGCGGATGGAGGAGTCCGGCGTCATCGAAACCGAAAAGGTACCGATCGACGTCGGCCGGCCGCGTCTCCGGTTGCGACTCGGCGACGAACGGCTTGATGTCGACGACGAGAGCGAGTTCGCACGCGTCGCCCGGTCGCTGCTCGCGGAGTGA
- the glyA gene encoding serine hydroxymethyltransferase codes for MNYEEVRRTDPALADALEGERERQEDTLAMIASENHVSEAVLEAQSSELTNKYAEGYPGERYYAGCEYADTVEELAIERATELWGADHVNVQPHAGTQANMGVYLAMLDPGDKILSLELEHGGHLSHGHPANFTGQTYEVEQYEVDPETGYIDYEGLREHAEEFDPDIVVSGYSAYPREVDFERIQAAADAVDAYHLADIAHITGLVAAGVHESPVGVADFVTGSTHKTIRAGRGGIIMCDEEYADAIDASVFPGAQGGPLMHNVAGKAVGFAEALSPEFESYARQVVDNAEALGARLQEHGFSLVSGGTDTHLVLVDLRDSHPDTTGTVAEEALEAVGIVLNKNTVPGETRSPFDPSGIRAGTPALTTRGFDEAACERVADLIYRVVDSPDDEAVKADAEAEVEALCAEYPLYDREGRLVDFE; via the coding sequence ATGAACTACGAAGAGGTCCGTCGGACCGATCCCGCGCTCGCGGACGCCCTCGAGGGCGAACGCGAGCGCCAGGAGGACACGCTCGCGATGATCGCGAGCGAGAACCACGTCTCCGAGGCCGTCCTCGAGGCCCAGAGTTCGGAGTTGACGAACAAGTACGCCGAGGGCTACCCGGGCGAGCGCTACTACGCCGGCTGTGAATACGCCGACACCGTCGAGGAACTCGCCATCGAGCGGGCCACGGAGCTGTGGGGTGCCGACCACGTCAACGTCCAGCCCCACGCCGGAACGCAGGCGAACATGGGCGTGTACCTGGCGATGTTGGACCCGGGCGACAAGATCCTCTCGTTGGAACTCGAACACGGCGGGCACCTGAGCCACGGCCACCCGGCGAACTTCACGGGCCAGACCTACGAGGTCGAACAGTACGAGGTCGACCCCGAGACCGGGTACATCGACTACGAGGGGCTCCGCGAGCACGCCGAAGAGTTCGATCCCGACATCGTCGTCTCCGGTTACTCCGCGTATCCCCGCGAGGTCGACTTCGAACGCATCCAGGCGGCCGCCGACGCCGTCGACGCCTACCACCTCGCCGACATCGCCCACATCACCGGCCTCGTCGCGGCCGGCGTCCACGAGTCGCCGGTCGGCGTCGCTGACTTCGTCACCGGATCGACCCACAAGACGATCCGTGCCGGCCGCGGTGGCATCATCATGTGCGACGAGGAGTACGCGGACGCGATCGACGCGTCGGTCTTCCCCGGCGCACAGGGCGGCCCGCTGATGCACAACGTCGCCGGCAAGGCCGTCGGCTTCGCGGAGGCGCTCTCGCCGGAATTCGAATCGTACGCCCGACAGGTCGTCGACAACGCCGAGGCCCTCGGCGCGCGGTTGCAGGAGCACGGCTTCTCGCTCGTCTCCGGCGGCACCGACACCCACCTCGTGCTGGTCGATCTTCGCGACTCGCACCCGGACACGACCGGAACGGTCGCCGAGGAAGCGCTTGAGGCGGTCGGAATCGTGCTGAACAAAAACACCGTCCCCGGCGAGACGCGCTCGCCGTTCGACCCCTCGGGGATCCGCGCTGGGACGCCAGCGCTCACCACGCGCGGGTTCGACGAGGCGGCCTGCGAACGCGTCGCCGACCTCATCTATCGGGTCGTCGACAGCCCCGACGACGAGGCGGTCAAGGCCGACGCCGAAGCCGAGGTCGAAGCGCTCTGTGCGGAGTACCCGCTGTACGACCGCGAAGGTCGCCTCGTCGACTTCGAGTAA
- a CDS encoding DoxX family protein, whose product MTDANRLRRPLLFVMGPLYVVAGVLHFVVPELYVQIVPPMLPAPLALVYLSGIAEIAVGVGVLLPRTRRYAAWATAAVLLAVFPANVYMATHGVVVEGLPGGGDPSEVVRWGRLPLQGVLILWALWYTRPRPEQRRE is encoded by the coding sequence ATGACCGACGCCAACCGTCTGCGACGGCCGCTGCTGTTCGTGATGGGGCCGCTCTACGTCGTCGCCGGCGTCCTCCACTTCGTCGTCCCGGAGCTGTACGTCCAGATCGTGCCGCCGATGCTCCCCGCGCCGCTCGCGCTGGTGTATCTCTCCGGGATCGCCGAGATCGCGGTCGGCGTGGGCGTGTTGCTCCCGCGGACCCGCCGGTACGCGGCGTGGGCGACGGCCGCGGTGCTTCTCGCGGTCTTCCCGGCGAACGTCTACATGGCGACACACGGCGTCGTCGTCGAGGGGCTGCCTGGTGGCGGCGACCCCTCCGAGGTCGTCCGCTGGGGGCGGCTCCCGCTGCAGGGCGTGTTGATCCTCTGGGCCCTCTGGTACACCCGGCCACGTCCGGAGCAGCGCCGAGAGTGA